The Tissierellales bacterium genome has a window encoding:
- a CDS encoding ABC transporter ATP-binding protein: MAESIIRLKNVSKQFPGVLANDDISLEINKGEIYAIVGENGAGKSTLMKTMYGLHEPTSGEVWIKGKQVTKFNPATAIEQGIGMVHQHFMMIPSFTIAENIVLGSEIRKKKVFIDGETCSRTVKELSIEYGLEVDPDIKIEDTSVGVQQRVEILKTLYRGAEILILDEPTAVLTPQETQDLFKVIRKLVKEKEMTVIIITHKLNEVIEISDRVGVMRAGKLIGVEETKDVSEKILAEMMVGREVLFDKLDKTGEMGEVAIDVKELWVKDNRRFDALKGISLKVRSGEILGVAGIEGNGQSELIEALAGMRVAESGQYYYLNADATNKTPKAIRAMGVSHIPEDRLVTGVSKDSSIEDNILMGSQYDEKFASKKIHLKRKEIKSYAKKLIEKFDVRTASEEVAVGSLSGGNMQKVVIAREFSFDTPILLISQPTRGVDIGAIEFIHEQIIKKRNEGCAIILVSAELDEIFRLSDRMITLYEGEITGEFNSGEITKQDIGYYMTGKR, encoded by the coding sequence ATGGCTGAATCAATTATTCGGTTAAAAAATGTTTCAAAACAATTTCCAGGCGTTTTGGCTAATGATGATATATCACTTGAAATAAATAAAGGTGAGATATATGCCATTGTTGGAGAAAATGGTGCTGGGAAATCTACACTTATGAAAACCATGTATGGATTACACGAACCTACTAGTGGAGAGGTTTGGATTAAAGGAAAGCAGGTGACTAAATTTAATCCAGCAACAGCTATAGAACAAGGAATAGGCATGGTACACCAACATTTTATGATGATACCAAGTTTCACTATAGCAGAAAATATTGTACTTGGAAGCGAGATAAGAAAGAAGAAAGTATTTATTGACGGAGAGACTTGTAGCAGGACGGTTAAGGAACTATCAATAGAGTATGGGTTAGAGGTAGATCCAGATATTAAGATAGAGGATACATCGGTAGGGGTTCAGCAAAGAGTTGAAATATTGAAAACACTTTACAGAGGAGCTGAAATACTTATACTTGATGAACCAACAGCGGTATTGACTCCACAAGAAACTCAAGATTTATTTAAGGTCATAAGAAAATTAGTCAAGGAAAAAGAAATGACAGTTATAATAATAACTCATAAATTGAATGAAGTAATTGAGATTTCTGATAGAGTAGGCGTAATGAGAGCAGGTAAGTTAATTGGAGTAGAAGAAACTAAAGATGTTAGTGAAAAAATATTGGCGGAGATGATGGTTGGCAGAGAGGTTTTATTTGATAAGTTAGATAAAACTGGAGAAATGGGCGAAGTAGCAATTGATGTCAAAGAACTGTGGGTAAAAGATAACAGAAGATTTGATGCATTAAAAGGAATTAGTTTGAAAGTTAGAAGTGGTGAAATATTAGGAGTTGCCGGAATTGAAGGTAATGGACAAAGTGAGCTAATTGAAGCTCTTGCTGGAATGAGAGTGGCTGAATCGGGACAGTATTATTACTTAAATGCAGATGCAACAAATAAAACACCTAAAGCCATAAGAGCAATGGGAGTATCACATATACCAGAAGATAGATTGGTGACAGGGGTAAGTAAGGATTCATCAATAGAAGACAATATACTTATGGGTTCACAATACGATGAAAAATTTGCATCAAAGAAGATTCACTTAAAAAGAAAAGAAATCAAATCATATGCAAAAAAACTAATAGAAAAATTCGATGTAAGAACAGCATCAGAAGAAGTAGCTGTAGGTTCTCTTTCAGGAGGTAATATGCAAAAAGTAGTTATCGCAAGAGAATTTTCATTTGACACACCAATACTACTTATATCACAGCCAACTCGTGGAGTGGATATAGGAGCTATAGAATTTATACATGAGCAGATTATAAAAAAGAGAAATGAAGGCTGTGCGATAATTTTGGTTTCAGCAGAACTTGATGAGATATTTAGATTATCTGATAGAATGATTACTCTTTACGAAGGTGAGATTACTGGAGAGTTTAATTCAGGAGAAATAACTAAGCAAGATATCGGATATTATATGACAGGAAAAAGATAA
- a CDS encoding BMP family ABC transporter substrate-binding protein: MKKKLALILSMVLVMSFALVGCGTNAPKEEAKEETTKVESKEEAKVEKSEEALKVALVVAGGLGDRSFYDSSNEGMEMIKKDFGVTGVVLECKNDPTLYTEQLIQASEMSDAVVVVGFEFYDVIQEVAKEFADKKYIYIDNVVEGVDNITCIDYMENEGSFLAGALAAMMTESGKVGMVGGMDIPVIRNFQVGYEAGAKYVNPEIEVETIFAGDFEDPAKGKESALALYSKGVDIIFQVAGKTGEGVFEAGKDVNKFAIGVDSDQRFINPDVIVGSMIKGVSLSIYESVQRMEDGNFESGKVYKYGAKENGVRMSYGDESMKQLVSDEIQAKIKELNDKIIAGEIEVPEA; this comes from the coding sequence ATGAAAAAGAAATTAGCATTAATTTTAAGTATGGTATTAGTTATGAGTTTTGCCTTAGTAGGTTGTGGCACAAATGCACCTAAGGAAGAGGCTAAAGAAGAGACAACAAAGGTGGAATCAAAAGAAGAAGCTAAAGTAGAGAAGTCAGAAGAAGCACTAAAGGTAGCATTGGTTGTTGCTGGAGGACTTGGTGATCGTTCATTCTATGATTCAAGCAATGAAGGAATGGAAATGATAAAGAAAGATTTTGGAGTAACTGGTGTTGTTTTAGAATGTAAAAACGATCCAACACTTTATACTGAGCAATTGATTCAGGCATCAGAGATGAGTGATGCAGTAGTTGTAGTGGGATTTGAGTTTTACGATGTAATTCAAGAAGTTGCAAAAGAATTTGCTGATAAAAAGTATATTTATATTGATAATGTTGTTGAGGGTGTAGACAATATTACTTGCATTGACTATATGGAAAATGAAGGTTCATTCTTAGCAGGAGCACTTGCTGCTATGATGACAGAATCAGGTAAAGTAGGTATGGTAGGCGGAATGGATATTCCAGTTATTAGAAATTTTCAAGTAGGATATGAAGCAGGAGCAAAATATGTCAACCCAGAAATTGAAGTAGAAACTATTTTTGCTGGAGATTTTGAAGATCCAGCTAAGGGAAAAGAAAGTGCATTAGCACTATATTCTAAGGGTGTAGATATAATATTCCAAGTTGCTGGAAAAACTGGTGAAGGGGTATTTGAAGCTGGAAAAGATGTAAATAAGTTTGCTATAGGTGTTGACTCAGATCAGAGATTTATAAACCCAGATGTTATTGTAGGTTCTATGATAAAAGGCGTAAGTCTTTCAATTTACGAATCAGTTCAGCGTATGGAAGATGGAAATTTTGAATCTGGTAAGGTATATAAATACGGTGCAAAAGAAAATGGTGTTAGAATGTCTTATGGAGATGAGTCTATGAAGCAATTGGTAAGCGATGAAATTCAAGCTAAGATTAAAGAATTAAATGACAAAATCATAGCTGGAGAAATAGAAGTACCAGAAGCTTAA
- a CDS encoding Crp/Fnr family transcriptional regulator encodes MKTSFDEESIFDIVKKSKPWECGQWEEIEYEENDIICKSHEIYPFFYILIEGQTNIYHTSEKGKTYSQSVYGVGSYFGELEIFSQRPFICEVRALTKVKLIRLSKRVFEKWVSEDIRITHYLLRSLCETTYELSKKAIEDTLYSLKFRICDYLIFEFECAGETIKTFSMNKNLLSQRFVVTKRSINRILKELSDEGYIETSGEMIRIIDLNALEEIRECERF; translated from the coding sequence TTGAAAACAAGCTTTGATGAAGAAAGTATTTTTGATATAGTTAAAAAATCTAAGCCTTGGGAATGTGGACAGTGGGAAGAAATAGAGTATGAGGAAAACGATATCATATGTAAATCGCATGAGATTTATCCGTTTTTTTATATATTAATAGAAGGGCAAACTAATATATATCATACATCAGAAAAAGGCAAGACTTACTCACAGTCAGTTTATGGTGTTGGAAGTTATTTTGGTGAACTTGAAATTTTCAGTCAGAGACCCTTTATTTGTGAAGTAAGGGCTCTTACAAAAGTAAAACTTATAAGGCTCAGCAAAAGAGTATTTGAAAAATGGGTTAGTGAGGACATCAGAATTACTCATTATTTGCTTAGAAGTCTTTGTGAAACTACTTATGAATTGTCTAAAAAAGCTATAGAGGATACTTTGTATTCACTTAAATTTAGAATATGTGATTATCTGATATTCGAATTTGAATGTGCTGGAGAAACTATAAAAACTTTTTCTATGAATAAAAATTTGCTAAGTCAAAGGTTTGTTGTCACCAAAAGAAGTATAAACCGAATACTAAAAGAACTTAGTGATGAGGGTTATATTGAAACTAGTGGAGAGATGATAAGGATAATTGACTTGAATGCACTTGAAGAGATTCGAGAATGTGAAAGATTTTAA